The following proteins come from a genomic window of Corallococcus sp. NCRR:
- a CDS encoding helix-turn-helix domain-containing protein, translating into MDTELAGILGAAARNVRVKLGLTQADVADRIGMASEVYGRLERGHMLPSVQNLRRLCVVLNIPPHDLLGLGEEFAAPAPKEKPRARTEEDVPEMRRLMRNLRRLTPVQLKLMNLVASAMQQQKKKP; encoded by the coding sequence ATGGACACGGAACTGGCGGGAATCCTCGGCGCGGCGGCACGGAACGTTCGGGTGAAGCTGGGTCTGACGCAGGCGGACGTGGCGGACCGCATCGGCATGGCGTCGGAGGTGTATGGCCGGCTGGAGCGCGGCCACATGCTGCCGAGCGTGCAGAACCTGCGCCGTCTGTGCGTCGTCCTGAACATCCCGCCGCACGACCTGCTGGGCCTGGGCGAGGAGTTCGCGGCGCCCGCGCCGAAGGAGAAGCCCCGGGCGCGGACGGAGGAGGACGTGCCGGAGATGCGGCGGCTGATGCGCAACCTGCGGCGGCTGACGCCGGTGCAGCTGAAGCTGATGAACCTGGTGGCGTCCGCGATGCAGCAGCAGAAGAAGAAGCCCTGA